The following are encoded in a window of Clostridium thermarum genomic DNA:
- a CDS encoding SIMPL domain-containing protein, translating into MINYGFSDPNPRTSMRRKMKVTGSGSIKAEPDIATVNLGVVTENMSLEAAQRENTLRTNAVIDSLLKLKVSRKDIGTASFDIQPQYDFVEGRQEFKGFRVTNILSVTVRDLSKTGEIIDTAIASGANRVDSVRFSVENPAEYYSRALSLAVRSASEKAKELSYDFGVQLNPIPIRITEQSSVTLPEEAQTMKLMASSTPILPGQIEITARIEVVFEYR; encoded by the coding sequence ATGATAAATTATGGATTTAGTGACCCAAATCCACGTACATCAATGAGAAGAAAGATGAAAGTCACCGGCAGTGGTTCCATTAAGGCTGAACCGGATATTGCCACAGTGAATCTTGGCGTTGTTACAGAAAACATGAGTCTGGAAGCAGCCCAAAGAGAAAACACCCTTAGGACAAATGCTGTTATAGACAGCTTATTAAAGTTGAAGGTTTCCAGAAAAGACATAGGCACCGCAAGCTTTGATATCCAGCCCCAATACGATTTTGTAGAAGGTAGACAGGAGTTTAAAGGCTTTAGGGTTACCAATATATTATCTGTCACCGTAAGAGATCTTTCAAAAACTGGAGAAATTATAGATACCGCTATTGCCAGTGGAGCTAACCGTGTAGATAGTGTACGCTTTTCCGTAGAAAATCCTGCTGAATATTACAGCCGTGCATTAAGCTTGGCGGTAAGAAGTGCTTCAGAAAAGGCAAAGGAACTTTCCTACGACTTCGGTGTTCAACTTAACCCTATCCCCATTAGGATTACAGAACAAAGCTCTGTTACCCTTCCGGAAGAAGCTCAAACCATGAAGTTAATGGCTTCTTCCACACCCATATTGCCCGGTCAGATTGAAATCACTGCACGGATTGAGGTCGTTTTTGAGTATCGATAA